The following proteins are encoded in a genomic region of Syntrophotaleaceae bacterium:
- the pta gene encoding phosphate acetyltransferase, with the protein MQLIDTIKQRARTNLKTIVLPESYDDRMLHAAGRIAREGLARVVLLGDPDDLCQRAKALGADLTEVALQSPADASRLAGYIEELASLRRHKGLTREQAASLLLAPDHLFFAAMMVHRGDADGAVAGAYNSTGQVLRAALQTIGTAPDIRTVSSVMLMATPRQDLGENGILLFADCVVNPRPDARALAEIAVTTATSCRNLLGVEARVALLSFSTMGSAEHEEVDKVRQAKIIAQTLAPDLIVDGELQLDTAIIPQVAAMKAPQSLIAGRANTLIFPDLNSGNIGYKLTERIAGARVAGLMVQGLAKPFNDMSRGCSVEDIVSTVAMTSVQAGK; encoded by the coding sequence ATGCAGTTGATTGATACTATCAAGCAAAGAGCCCGAACCAACCTGAAAACCATCGTGCTGCCGGAAAGTTACGATGATCGGATGCTGCATGCCGCCGGCCGGATAGCCCGCGAGGGGCTGGCAAGGGTCGTTCTGCTTGGGGATCCCGACGATCTGTGCCAGAGGGCGAAAGCCCTGGGCGCCGACTTGACCGAAGTCGCTCTGCAGTCCCCCGCGGACGCTTCCCGACTGGCCGGCTATATCGAAGAGCTGGCCTCCCTTCGCCGGCACAAAGGGCTGACTCGGGAACAGGCAGCCAGCTTGCTTCTGGCGCCTGACCATCTGTTTTTCGCGGCCATGATGGTTCACAGGGGAGATGCCGACGGTGCCGTAGCGGGCGCCTACAACAGCACCGGGCAGGTTCTGCGGGCCGCCCTCCAGACCATCGGCACCGCGCCCGACATCCGTACCGTCTCGTCCGTCATGCTGATGGCGACTCCCAGGCAGGACTTGGGCGAGAACGGCATTCTGCTGTTTGCCGACTGTGTTGTCAATCCCCGGCCGGATGCCCGGGCATTGGCCGAAATCGCCGTAACCACTGCCACAAGCTGCCGCAACCTGTTGGGGGTGGAGGCCCGCGTTGCCCTGTTGTCCTTCTCCACCATGGGCAGCGCAGAACACGAAGAGGTCGACAAGGTCCGGCAGGCCAAGATCATCGCCCAAACCCTGGCTCCCGATCTGATTGTCGACGGGGAATTGCAACTGGACACCGCCATCATTCCCCAGGTCGCCGCAATGAAAGCTCCCCAATCGCTTATAGCCGGTCGGGCCAACACCCTGATTTTCCCCGATCTCAACAGCGGCAATATCGGCTACAAACTGACCGAAAGGATTGCCGGGGCCCGGGTGGCCGGGTTAATGGTGCAGGGTTTGGCGAAACCCTTCAATGATATGTCCCGTGGATGTTCCGTGGAGGACATCGTCAGCACCGTGGCCATGACCTCCGTACAGGCCGGCAAATAG
- a CDS encoding butyryl-CoA:acetate CoA-transferase has translation MPHLQQYRSKLTPPEEAVKIVRPGDWVDYGWCLGHPVATDRALAARAGELSDVKVRGGVTLWMPEICRIPNPERHFTWNSWHCSGIDRKILSSGCGFYGPMRYSELPRFYRESIEPVDVAMFQVTPMDEHGYFNFGPQASHLMAVCERARHIIVEVNRNMPRCLGGREEAIHISQVTHVVEGDDPVLAELPSAPLSEIDVQVAQLIVEEIPDGACLQLGIGGMPNAVGKLIAESDLKDLGVHTEMYVDAFVEMSLRGKINGSRKNIDRYRQVFSFAAGSRILYDFLHDNPQIMSAPVDYCNDVRNVALIDNFVSINNAVEVDLFGQVSSESAGFRQISGTGGQLDFVLGAYLSRGGKSFICLSSTYDKNGEVRSRIVPTLAPGSIVTDSRSCVHWVVTEHGKVNLKGKNTWQRAEALISIAHPDFRDELIKAAERMGVWRKALRR, from the coding sequence ATGCCGCATCTCCAACAGTACCGCAGCAAACTGACCCCCCCGGAAGAGGCGGTCAAAATCGTTCGGCCCGGCGACTGGGTGGATTACGGCTGGTGCCTCGGCCATCCGGTGGCGACCGACCGGGCCCTGGCGGCCAGGGCCGGCGAATTGTCGGACGTCAAGGTCAGAGGCGGCGTCACCCTGTGGATGCCGGAAATCTGCCGCATCCCGAATCCGGAGCGGCATTTCACCTGGAACTCCTGGCACTGCTCGGGAATCGACCGCAAAATCCTCTCTTCCGGCTGCGGCTTTTACGGCCCCATGCGCTATTCGGAGCTGCCTCGATTCTACCGGGAGAGCATCGAGCCCGTCGACGTCGCCATGTTCCAGGTGACACCCATGGACGAGCACGGCTATTTCAACTTCGGCCCTCAGGCCTCCCATCTGATGGCGGTTTGCGAGCGGGCCAGACATATCATCGTGGAGGTCAACCGAAACATGCCCCGCTGCCTGGGTGGCAGGGAGGAGGCCATCCATATCTCGCAGGTCACGCACGTCGTGGAAGGGGACGACCCGGTTCTGGCCGAACTGCCTTCGGCTCCTCTTTCCGAAATCGATGTCCAGGTCGCCCAACTGATCGTCGAGGAGATCCCCGACGGCGCCTGCCTGCAGTTGGGAATCGGCGGCATGCCGAATGCGGTCGGCAAACTGATCGCGGAGTCGGATCTCAAGGATCTCGGCGTGCATACGGAAATGTATGTGGATGCCTTTGTCGAGATGTCGCTGCGGGGAAAAATCAACGGGTCGCGCAAGAACATCGATCGATACCGCCAGGTTTTCTCCTTCGCCGCGGGCAGCCGGATACTGTACGATTTTCTTCATGACAATCCGCAGATCATGAGCGCCCCCGTCGACTACTGCAACGATGTGCGCAACGTCGCCCTGATCGACAACTTCGTCTCCATCAACAATGCCGTGGAAGTCGACCTGTTCGGCCAGGTTTCATCCGAATCGGCCGGATTCCGCCAGATCAGCGGCACCGGCGGCCAGCTCGACTTTGTCCTGGGGGCCTATCTTTCCAGAGGGGGAAAAAGCTTCATCTGCCTCTCCTCGACCTATGACAAAAACGGAGAGGTCCGATCCCGCATCGTGCCGACCCTCGCCCCCGGCAGTATCGTCACCGACAGCCGTTCCTGCGTGCATTGGGTGGTGACGGAACACGGCAAGGTCAACCTGAAGGGGAAGAACACATGGCAGCGCGCCGAGGCGCTCATCTCCATAGCCCATCCCGATTTTCGCGACGAACTGATCAAGGCGGCGGAGAGAATGGGCGTTTGGAGAAAAGCCCTTCGCCGGTAG
- a CDS encoding helix-turn-helix domain-containing protein, producing MNCYRLLSSQTKAIIVLEGLAGRAAKDICREYNITESQYRRWRQLFLRLSPQVFEWNRGEQREKPGKRAAQAKRKTRKEKPTCRISNSTAAN from the coding sequence ATGAACTGTTACCGCCTATTGAGTTCGCAAACCAAAGCCATCATCGTGCTGGAGGGGCTGGCCGGCCGGGCAGCGAAGGACATCTGCCGGGAATACAACATCACCGAGTCGCAGTATCGCCGCTGGCGGCAGCTTTTTCTGCGGCTTTCCCCCCAGGTTTTCGAATGGAACCGAGGGGAGCAGAGGGAGAAACCGGGAAAGCGGGCCGCTCAAGCGAAAAGAAAAACCAGAAAGGAGAAACCGACATGCCGCATCTCCAACAGTACCGCAGCAAACTGA
- a CDS encoding acetate uptake transporter, with translation MKTAKNVYELPVNEVSPVPVLCSIPDGTGNPAPLGLLGFGLTTILVNLHIAGLFPNDSMILAMGIFYGGFAQILAGIMEWRKNNTFAATVFTSYGLFWLSFIGLMVFPQLGLGAPPGIPSLVAYLVLWGTFTLVMFVGTFRLNRALQITFALAVILFFGLAVGDALGSSLIRSAIGFVGILCGLCAAYTGVAQVLNEVFNRVLLPLGPVHR, from the coding sequence ATGAAAACTGCCAAAAACGTTTACGAGCTTCCAGTCAACGAAGTTTCCCCGGTTCCGGTTCTCTGCTCGATCCCCGACGGTACGGGCAACCCGGCTCCGCTGGGCCTGCTGGGATTCGGCCTGACCACCATCCTTGTCAACCTGCATATCGCAGGGCTGTTTCCCAACGACAGCATGATTCTCGCCATGGGCATCTTCTACGGAGGTTTTGCCCAGATTCTGGCCGGGATTATGGAATGGCGGAAGAACAATACCTTTGCCGCCACCGTTTTTACCTCCTACGGACTGTTCTGGCTGAGCTTCATCGGGCTGATGGTCTTCCCGCAACTCGGGCTTGGCGCCCCGCCCGGCATCCCCTCGCTGGTCGCATATCTGGTGCTCTGGGGCACCTTTACCCTGGTCATGTTCGTCGGCACTTTCCGGCTCAACAGGGCGCTCCAGATCACCTTTGCGCTGGCGGTCATCCTGTTTTTCGGCCTGGCCGTCGGCGATGCCCTGGGAAGCTCCCTGATCAGATCGGCGATCGGCTTCGTGGGCATTCTGTGCGGGCTGTGCGCCGCCTATACGGGCGTGGCCCAGGTTCTCAACGAGGTCTTCAACCGAGTCCTTCTGCCCCTGGGTCCTGTTCACCGTTGA
- the buk gene encoding butyrate kinase, whose amino-acid sequence MKKHSLWRVLAINPGSTSTKVALFENEVPTLQDTLRHEAEELSAFPNIPSQFSFRLGTVLNWLKSNGVRIETLDAVVGRGGLLGPLESGTYPVNEVMLEEMRAVGQREHASNLGVLMAHEIAGIANIPAFTVDPVTVDELHDLARVSGLAGIERRSISHALNIKAVARRGAAERSACYEDLNLIVAHLGGGISVTAHQKGRMVDVSGGLDAGPFSPERTGSLPLLDVVELCFQGAALGKAEIKRKLIGQGGLVSYLGTNSAIEVGRRMREGDASARLVAEAMAYQIAKEIGAMAAVLKGDVDAVILTGGVVHWQELVEWIRERTGFIAPVWVHPGEDEMLALAQGALRVLRGEAPARSYTQTAPVPDPKTILQGAVEK is encoded by the coding sequence ATGAAAAAGCACTCTTTATGGCGGGTCCTTGCCATCAATCCAGGATCAACCTCGACCAAAGTGGCCCTTTTTGAGAACGAGGTTCCGACACTCCAGGACACTCTGCGCCATGAGGCAGAAGAGCTGTCGGCTTTTCCGAACATCCCCTCGCAGTTCTCCTTTCGCCTTGGCACCGTTTTGAATTGGCTGAAGAGCAACGGGGTCCGGATTGAAACACTGGATGCAGTAGTCGGCCGGGGAGGCCTGCTGGGACCGCTGGAAAGCGGGACTTATCCCGTCAACGAGGTCATGCTGGAAGAGATGAGGGCGGTCGGTCAGCGGGAACATGCCTCCAACCTGGGAGTCCTTATGGCCCATGAGATAGCCGGGATCGCGAACATTCCTGCGTTTACCGTCGATCCGGTAACTGTGGACGAGCTGCACGATCTCGCCCGGGTTTCGGGACTGGCGGGAATCGAACGGCGGAGCATCTCCCATGCCCTGAATATCAAAGCGGTCGCCCGCAGGGGCGCTGCCGAACGCTCTGCCTGCTACGAAGACCTGAACCTGATCGTCGCCCATCTCGGCGGCGGCATTTCCGTCACCGCCCATCAGAAGGGAAGGATGGTGGATGTCAGTGGCGGACTGGACGCAGGACCCTTCTCTCCCGAAAGAACCGGCAGCCTGCCCCTGCTCGATGTGGTCGAGCTCTGTTTTCAGGGCGCGGCGCTCGGCAAGGCAGAGATCAAGAGAAAGCTGATTGGCCAAGGCGGACTGGTCTCCTACCTGGGAACCAATTCAGCCATTGAGGTCGGACGACGAATGCGGGAAGGAGATGCCTCGGCCCGGCTGGTTGCCGAAGCCATGGCTTATCAGATCGCCAAGGAAATCGGCGCCATGGCCGCTGTTTTAAAGGGTGATGTGGATGCGGTCATCCTGACGGGAGGAGTGGTCCACTGGCAGGAGTTGGTGGAGTGGATCCGGGAGCGGACCGGTTTTATCGCTCCGGTGTGGGTTCACCCCGGCGAAGACGAAATGCTTGCTCTCGCCCAAGGCGCCCTGCGGGTCCTCCGCGGGGAGGCGCCGGCGAGATCCTATACCCAAACCGCCCCGGTTCCAGACCCAAAAACAATCCTTCAAGGAGCTGTCGAAAAATGA
- a CDS encoding PAS domain S-box protein, which produces MGCTKTAPGLGIPGPFFLRQRSQTLSNRSFVHCFSPSACLFPICEKFSYKLKLHFPIMDTADPVCFRTTGTFLRQCLMHRNPDHEKETCLIPPSDSASSNKCLNTTGLHQEFIDLLPDPVFFKRMDGVYLACNTAFENLMGVPRGEIAGKSDGDIFAPVFAQLNRRHHARLVQEKLAKLQYDGILAAKGGSRREVVIQLSLFRASDVECVFGILQDITERKRNEISLREKKNQLHSIADNMLDLVSEADQQGFFRYLSPSHQSVLGFAPESLLNTWLYDLMHPEDLERMRIVFQDMLPALETVKSQFRYRHSKGYYIWLETIAKCTRDSLNRITGAVFASRDITERKRAEMALVSGKEQFRWVADNMLDLVSTADQNGSFTYLSPSHREVLGFSPETLIGTCLYDLMHPEDLERMRTAFQETLPEKKKVREEFRYRHADGHYVWLETIGKCITEGLRVTGAVFASRDVSERRRASEALREVNQTLQATIQASPLAIFVLDTQGRIQLWNPASQQMFGWTEQEVLNQDYPLVPIGLESEFSRNLERMNRGERFYAQETRRRHKDGKLLDISFSTAPLCDPKGDIIGTVGVLADITERKRTEIALRESEQLFRSIFEQNEDPAFLFNPTNLAILDANTAATRLYGYSKEELLGGGLAMLMKPKILAAFAQKLSAQKEDSNREMVWGSDSPLHTLDSRGDRIIVTFRGRLLRSRGQQYLYGTFRDITEKLRIRKEQAELQAKLIQANKMTAIGTLASGIAHEINNPNNYLLSSAQYLEEAWPDIQRLLQEPTANRPDLTFGGLPADEALKDIPQLLHSLIEGSRRIQNIVTSLRDFSRQDDGSAHRPCDINRIIEEALIILGNKIRQNTDHFACNLAEGLPPVLGHFQKIEQVVINLIINALQALPDRQAGVFVSTIFQEKPRSILVRVRDQGVGISPDIRGRILDPFFTTRQKTGGTGLGLSICYSIIKDHQATIDFDSQVGVGTVVTVTFPAL; this is translated from the coding sequence ATGGGGTGTACAAAAACGGCCCCGGGACTGGGAATCCCGGGGCCGTTTTTTTTGCGCCAACGCTCACAGACTCTGTCGAATCGCTCTTTCGTGCACTGTTTTTCGCCTTCGGCTTGTCTTTTTCCAATCTGCGAAAAATTTTCTTATAAATTGAAGCTCCATTTTCCTATAATGGACACTGCAGACCCTGTATGTTTCAGAACAACCGGAACTTTTCTAAGGCAATGCCTTATGCATCGAAATCCCGATCATGAAAAAGAAACTTGCTTAATCCCTCCATCCGATTCTGCCTCGTCAAACAAATGCCTCAACACTACAGGCCTCCATCAGGAATTCATCGACCTTTTGCCGGACCCTGTTTTTTTCAAGAGGATGGATGGCGTCTACCTGGCATGCAATACCGCTTTCGAAAACCTGATGGGAGTGCCACGGGGAGAGATTGCCGGAAAAAGTGACGGTGACATCTTCGCACCCGTCTTTGCTCAGCTCAATCGCCGCCACCACGCTCGATTGGTGCAGGAAAAACTCGCGAAGCTTCAATATGACGGCATTCTCGCAGCCAAAGGCGGAAGCCGACGGGAAGTGGTCATTCAGTTATCCCTCTTCCGGGCATCAGACGTGGAATGCGTGTTCGGCATCCTGCAGGACATCACCGAACGGAAACGCAATGAAATATCGCTTCGGGAAAAGAAAAACCAGTTACACAGTATTGCAGACAACATGCTGGACCTGGTCAGCGAAGCCGATCAGCAGGGCTTTTTCCGCTACCTCAGTCCTTCCCATCAGTCTGTACTTGGCTTCGCCCCCGAGAGCCTGCTAAATACCTGGCTGTATGATCTGATGCATCCCGAGGATCTGGAGCGGATGCGGATCGTTTTTCAGGACATGCTGCCCGCTCTGGAAACGGTCAAGTCGCAATTCCGTTACCGTCACTCCAAAGGCTACTATATCTGGCTGGAAACCATCGCTAAATGCACCAGGGACAGTTTAAACCGCATCACCGGAGCGGTGTTCGCCAGTCGGGACATCACCGAACGCAAAAGGGCCGAAATGGCTCTGGTCAGCGGCAAGGAGCAGTTCCGCTGGGTCGCCGACAACATGCTCGATCTGGTCAGCACTGCCGACCAGAACGGTTCTTTCACCTATCTCAGCCCCTCCCACAGGGAAGTCCTGGGCTTTTCTCCCGAAACCCTGATCGGAACCTGCCTCTACGACCTGATGCACCCGGAGGATCTGGAACGGATGAGGACCGCGTTTCAGGAAACCTTGCCGGAGAAAAAAAAGGTTCGGGAAGAATTTCGCTATCGTCATGCCGACGGCCACTATGTCTGGCTGGAGACCATCGGCAAATGCATCACCGAAGGCTTGCGGGTGACGGGCGCCGTTTTCGCCAGCCGTGATGTCAGCGAACGCCGGCGCGCTTCAGAGGCGCTGCGGGAGGTCAATCAAACACTGCAGGCGACCATTCAGGCGTCGCCACTGGCCATTTTCGTGTTGGACACCCAGGGCCGCATCCAGCTCTGGAATCCGGCATCCCAGCAGATGTTCGGCTGGACGGAGCAGGAAGTGCTGAACCAGGACTATCCGCTGGTGCCGATCGGGCTGGAAAGCGAATTCAGCCGGAACCTGGAACGGATGAACCGGGGAGAGCGTTTCTACGCTCAGGAAACCAGGCGCCGGCACAAGGATGGCAAACTGCTGGACATCAGCTTTTCGACGGCGCCTCTTTGCGATCCGAAAGGGGATATCATCGGGACGGTAGGCGTTCTGGCCGACATTACAGAACGCAAGCGGACCGAAATTGCCCTGCGGGAAAGCGAGCAACTGTTTCGCAGCATTTTCGAACAGAACGAGGACCCCGCCTTTTTGTTCAACCCGACGAATCTGGCCATTCTCGACGCCAATACTGCCGCAACCAGGCTGTATGGCTACAGCAAGGAAGAACTGCTGGGCGGCGGACTGGCGATGCTGATGAAACCGAAGATCCTGGCCGCCTTTGCCCAGAAACTTTCGGCACAGAAAGAAGACTCGAACCGCGAAATGGTGTGGGGTTCCGATTCTCCGCTGCATACACTTGACAGCCGGGGGGACAGGATCATCGTCACGTTTCGCGGCCGACTGCTCCGCTCCAGGGGCCAGCAGTACCTCTACGGCACCTTCCGGGACATCACGGAAAAACTGCGTATTCGCAAGGAACAGGCCGAATTGCAGGCCAAACTGATTCAAGCCAACAAGATGACCGCCATCGGCACCCTGGCCTCCGGCATCGCCCATGAAATCAACAATCCCAACAACTATCTGCTGTCCAGCGCCCAGTACCTGGAGGAAGCCTGGCCGGATATTCAGCGCCTGCTGCAGGAACCGACCGCGAACAGGCCGGATCTGACCTTCGGCGGGCTGCCCGCCGATGAGGCCCTCAAGGATATCCCCCAACTCCTTCACAGTCTCATTGAAGGCTCGCGGCGCATCCAGAACATCGTCACCAGCCTCAGAGACTTCTCCCGCCAGGACGATGGTTCGGCGCACCGCCCCTGCGACATCAACAGGATCATCGAAGAGGCGCTGATCATTCTCGGCAACAAAATCAGACAGAATACCGACCACTTTGCCTGCAACCTGGCCGAGGGACTGCCCCCGGTCCTGGGACATTTCCAGAAAATCGAACAGGTCGTGATCAACCTCATCATCAACGCCCTGCAGGCCTTGCCCGATCGTCAGGCCGGCGTGTTCGTCAGTACGATCTTTCAGGAGAAACCGCGCTCCATACTGGTGAGGGTAAGGGACCAGGGCGTGGGGATATCCCCCGATATCCGGGGACGGATTCTCGATCCTTTTTTCACGACCCGGCAGAAAACCGGCGGGACCGGCCTCGGCCTCTCGATCTGCTATTCGATCATCAAGGACCATCAGGCCACCATCGATTTCGATTCACAAGTCGGCGTCGGCACGGTTGTCACCGTAACCTTTCCGGCACTTTAA
- a CDS encoding CHRD domain-containing protein, with amino-acid sequence MKNFDFVLRMEVFLTACFLGLCLSTPAAAALNFVSNDIPPAGDPTQVAVSLANGFPLWYEDGTGLQLELCLDRQILLNNGVTVNPCEVAAPLAGVPVSFPGNFGSEALYWSAVFADTYISSDGLEYGALLTLAQEAGFANEGGPSDGSQLVFSRIRLRIDVPVAGTYRVTHPFGSFDYEVATPGTRAINQTQDLGILDVQNFLVSMRNQINFVAPPGLNPAIDDGVVNSNGATVGPFLVPSDDVFDPATFTGGPVVGVNGTAYIGLPFAPGLVEVFQPITGGLGGVDFFEIELLNPPVGFTLDAGAIDGTPDNIVTMTNFQVMGKIFDDGPNTAPTANDITVGTAIGRPVSINVFPADPNLLDPVSDSNVHGVNLQAVVVADPVTGGPVLNNNGMPILTAVLPTTMGGTVRRIIPIQTGQAEFIYIPPSDFTGTDSFDYVVQDTGGLISPPATVTVVVEDLQVERADFRMRTGRYLISGTTTESQNNTINLFAEPRALLTPEAAGQVPPVTSGSDGSVALRIGENTIEYLVSAELASSATRITLNVGAPNEDGPVIFTLFEGLFGLPFVSPLNSTLGTFDLQPRPDRGISSFADAVDAILRGDCYVIVNTLDLPTGDIRGQLFRPVIGSATVTPDGRWRFSGPAFQSGPGPLPGVSAESANGVRTFGRDVRFR; translated from the coding sequence ATGAAAAACTTTGATTTTGTATTAAGGATGGAGGTTTTTCTCACGGCCTGTTTTTTGGGCCTCTGCCTTTCCACCCCGGCGGCCGCCGCCCTCAATTTCGTCTCCAACGACATACCTCCTGCTGGTGATCCAACCCAGGTGGCAGTCAGTCTCGCCAACGGGTTCCCCCTCTGGTATGAGGATGGGACCGGCCTGCAACTGGAACTCTGCCTGGACCGCCAGATCCTGCTGAACAACGGTGTCACGGTAAATCCCTGCGAGGTCGCTGCTCCTCTGGCCGGTGTCCCGGTGTCCTTCCCCGGCAATTTCGGGTCGGAGGCGCTCTACTGGTCGGCGGTGTTTGCCGATACCTATATCAGCAGCGACGGCCTTGAGTACGGAGCCCTGTTGACTTTGGCCCAGGAAGCCGGTTTCGCCAATGAAGGGGGGCCATCCGACGGAAGCCAGCTGGTTTTCAGCCGCATCCGCCTGCGCATCGACGTTCCCGTGGCCGGCACCTACAGAGTGACCCACCCCTTCGGCAGCTTCGATTATGAGGTCGCCACTCCCGGGACCCGCGCCATCAACCAGACTCAGGACCTGGGGATTCTGGATGTCCAGAATTTTCTGGTTTCCATGCGGAACCAGATTAATTTTGTGGCTCCCCCGGGCCTCAATCCGGCGATTGATGACGGGGTGGTCAACAGCAACGGGGCCACCGTCGGTCCCTTTCTGGTTCCGTCCGACGACGTATTTGATCCCGCCACTTTTACCGGCGGCCCCGTTGTCGGCGTGAACGGCACGGCTTATATCGGCCTGCCCTTCGCCCCCGGACTTGTAGAGGTGTTTCAACCGATAACCGGAGGCTTGGGTGGCGTCGATTTCTTTGAAATTGAGCTGCTCAATCCACCGGTCGGCTTTACCCTGGATGCCGGCGCCATTGACGGGACACCTGACAATATCGTCACCATGACGAACTTTCAGGTGATGGGGAAGATTTTCGATGATGGACCCAATACGGCTCCCACAGCGAACGACATCACTGTCGGAACCGCGATAGGACGCCCTGTTTCCATCAATGTTTTCCCCGCCGACCCCAACCTTCTCGATCCCGTTTCCGACTCAAACGTGCACGGCGTCAATCTTCAGGCGGTCGTCGTGGCTGATCCGGTGACCGGGGGGCCGGTGCTCAACAACAACGGCATGCCGATTCTGACAGCCGTATTGCCCACGACCATGGGGGGTACGGTGCGCCGCATCATTCCCATTCAGACCGGGCAGGCAGAGTTCATCTACATTCCGCCCTCGGACTTCACCGGCACTGACTCTTTTGATTACGTGGTGCAGGATACCGGCGGCCTGATTTCGCCGCCGGCCACCGTGACGGTCGTGGTGGAAGATCTGCAGGTGGAACGCGCCGATTTCCGTATGCGAACCGGCAGATACTTGATCAGCGGCACCACGACTGAAAGCCAGAACAACACGATCAACCTCTTCGCCGAACCGCGCGCTTTGCTCACACCGGAGGCCGCAGGCCAGGTTCCACCGGTTACAAGTGGCTCCGACGGCAGCGTGGCCCTGCGCATCGGCGAAAACACCATCGAGTACCTGGTCTCGGCGGAGCTTGCGTCTTCCGCCACCCGAATCACCCTGAATGTGGGTGCTCCCAATGAAGACGGGCCGGTCATTTTCACCCTGTTCGAAGGGCTGTTCGGTCTTCCCTTCGTCAGCCCCCTGAACAGTACCCTTGGGACCTTCGACCTGCAGCCCCGCCCGGACAGGGGCATCAGCTCCTTTGCCGATGCCGTCGATGCCATTCTGCGCGGTGACTGCTATGTCATTGTCAACACACTGGATCTTCCGACTGGCGATATTCGCGGTCAACTGTTCCGCCCTGTTATCGGCAGCGCCACAGTGACCCCCGATGGCCGCTGGCGCTTCAGCGGTCCCGCCTTCCAGTCCGGGCCCGGACCCCTGCCCGGGGTCAGCGCCGAATCGGCCAATGGGGTGCGGACTTTCGGAAGGGATGTGCGTTTCAGGTAG